The Mycolicibacterium fluoranthenivorans genomic interval CCATCCGCGTACCGGCGTCCGTGCGGGCTGCCTGTACCGCCGCGAGCGCCGCTGACGTCGCGGAGGCGACCACACCGTGCGTGGCGCGCACGGCGGGCGGCGTTGCCTCGGGCATTGCGGTGGCGGCGGCGAGTTCACCGGCGGCTCGCTCCTGGACGGCGGCCAGGCCACGTAAGCACGCGGTGGTGACGCGCAGATCGTCAGACACGTGTTCTTACCTCCCAGGTGGTGATGTGGCGGCGTCCGATACGGCCGTATGGTCCGTGACAACGTTAGCCGGGTCGGAGGTGCCAGGACCACTGTCTTCTGCACGGACGTGAGTGAGCTCATCCGGAACGGCCGCCGAAGACGGGTCGGGTTCGCTCTCGTCCTCGTCCTCGGGCTGGCGCTCGCGCGGGCCGGCCGCCACACCCTGCGCGGCCGCCTGCACCGCCGCGGCGACCAGCCCGCCGGCAGGGGCGAGCAGCGCGGCCAGCGGGGCGGTGAACGCCGTGGCCAGCGCGGGCAGCGCGCCCGCCATCCCGAACAGACCGGCGAGTGCGGCCGGCGGTCCCGGTGGGTCGGCGGTGTCGACACCGGTCGACTCCGCGAGATCCTCGGCACCGCCGGGTCCGCCGAACCCGCCGTCAGGCAGTTCCGCGCCGGCGGCGATGGCCTGGTAGCGGCCGACGAGATCCTTCAGCTTGTCCGCGTTGTCTGCGGCCTCCTGGTGCATATTGGCGACCTCGAACCCCGCAGATGCCAGCGCCGTGTGCACCGCCGCGCTCTCGACCACCAGTTTGGCCGCGTCGCCGTAGCGTGGCACCAGATCCAGCCATCGGGTGTATTCCGACAGCTCACCGAGCCAGTTGTAGAGCTCGTCGATCTGTCTACGGTGAAAGCT includes:
- a CDS encoding type VII secretion target, encoding MSDDLRVTTACLRGLAAVQERAAGELAAATAMPEATPPAVRATHGVVASATSAALAAVQAARTDAGTRMASVSQGLGVRLGNSAGRYDRTDDAQRSALDRQIAGGR
- a CDS encoding EspA/EspE family type VII secretion system effector; amino-acid sequence: MSARPTPPGPSGKDGELTDALVEAVGSHILAGGQWLLAEMKRTLGDGDPDDGRAFGAAAEGFCSADAELGGAVAADHWAGEGADAYADQNARQRLRAESVADADREVHRVLAGEAYQVSFHRRQIDELYNWLGELSEYTRWLDLVPRYGDAAKLVVESAAVHTALASAGFEVANMHQEAADNADKLKDLVGRYQAIAAGAELPDGGFGGPGGAEDLAESTGVDTADPPGPPAALAGLFGMAGALPALATAFTAPLAALLAPAGGLVAAAVQAAAQGVAAGPRERQPEDEDESEPDPSSAAVPDELTHVRAEDSGPGTSDPANVVTDHTAVSDAATSPPGR